The following DNA comes from Nicotiana sylvestris chromosome 10, ASM39365v2, whole genome shotgun sequence.
ACACAACTGGAATCACTTCCTTTTGGAATAGAAACTACATTTGAGCTAAGAAACTACTAGAGTCTAAATTGGTTGGCTGCAGCAGATATAGACCATCTCTTATATCACCAAAAGCTTGTCCCCTCCTCATTAAAGGGACCTGCAACATACATCCAGTGGAGGTTAGATTTAAGGAACAACTGAATTGTACACAAAGCTTATGAACTGATTACAGATTGTACTTAAAAGAAGGCACATAGAGTATTCTTTGAAGAATCATATCAAGTTGGATGGGAACTCTTCTTATATGTGTGACATTCAATTGAAAAGAATTAGAAAGATTAATATGCAAAGGCATAGGTAATGGAGTTAGCTCTAGGAAAGAATTGGAGTCAAAACACATGTGTTCAGAAGCTCCTGAATCAATAATCCAAGTTTTAGTGTTAAAAAATGCTAGACAGGTTCCTGAGTATTTGAGTATTGTACCAGCCACAGCATTTGCATTAATCTCTGTTCCTCCATTTCCTGTATGTCCAGTCTGCACCTGTTTGATTAGGTTTACTAGTTCTGAGAGTTGTTCCTTGCTGAAATGCTGATTGTAGGTGTCCACTGATCCTTCACTAGGGGGATCATCTTCCTTAGCTCCAACTACTGCATTAGCCTTAGCTCCTCCCTGATACACATTTGATTTGGTGAACTGGAAGTCATCTAGGAACCCTATCAATCTGTAGCAATGGGTGCAACTTAAATTTGGATTATATTTGACCTTTCTAGGCTTGAACTTTTGCTGAGTGTTTCCAGATTTTTGTGGTGCATTCCAAGTCTTTTGAGTTTGATTATTGTACTTCTGTGAACTCCTTGTTTTTCCACCTACCATAAATGATGAAGCATCACTGGGGTATTATAGGTTGATGTATCCTTCCTTTTGACCTTCATCCTGTAATAGCAAAGAATAAGTAACATCCATGATTGAAAGGGGGTTCATCATCAGTATGTTCCCTCTTGCCTGACCATATGTATCATTAAGTCCCATAAGAAATTGGATGATCCTTTGATCTTCCATAAATTTGGCTTGCTTCCTCTTTCCTTCACACACACAATCACAGGTACATCCTAAATGTGAGTTTAGAGAATCCAGCTCATCCCACAATTTTTTAAATTGGGTGAAGTATCCTGCTATGCTGTTGTTTCCTTGTACTAATTTTGCTATTTCTTTCTGTAGGTGATATAATTTGGCCCCATTTGACTGGCCAAATTTGTGTTCAAGGCTACCCCAGAGTTCTTTTGCACTCTTTGAGTAGAGGACACTGTCACCAATGTCCTTAGACAGTGAATTGAGCAGCCATGAAGTCACCATATCATTACACCTGCTCCAAAGTGCATAGTCTTTGGAAGTCAGAGATGGTGCAACACAACTCCCATCTATGAAGCCTAGCTTATTTTTGGCTGAGAGTGCTATAAGCACTGATCTTCTCCATCCGGGAAAACCTCTTCCATCAAATGTTGAGTTGATAATGGTCATACCAGGTGCATCTGAAGAATGTAGAAAATAGGGATGATTTGTGTCATGATTTGGTCCATTGTTAGATGAACCAAAGGCAATGACAGCAGGAGCAGTGTCTGTTCCAGTCATAATTCAGTGATCGGATTGAATATGCAAGATTTGAAAGAGAGATTGAATGGATCGagctagtgctctgataccatgaaagaAATGTAAATCAGATTTCTGAATTCTCTATGTATTATTTCATCATCTGTATCAAATATTTATACAAGTAGCTAATCTAACAAGAAGAGAAAAGATTCTAATTATCTATACACTTGTACAAATCCTATTGGTAGTTCTGTAAcagaaaataaccaaaaatattcCTTTACAATGCATTTACATGTGTTGTATATCCTCTTGTTGCAGCTGTCCAGTTTGTGTAATCAAATGGTTGAGATTTATCTTCAGTTTGGACGGTCAAGATTTGTCCACGTTTATAATCAAGAAAAAGGGCCCAAATAATAGAGACAACATAGGGATGTCCGAACTCTATCTATTTGTTTGAAACCCATCTATCTTTTTCTTCTATTCTGTAATCAAAATAATCAAAATCTCTTCTTTGATATTGAAAGTTCTGCACTATTGACAtagagcttcctcttcttcttcaacaaatTTAAGACCACATATCTTAAAAGTCTTTCCTTCTTATTAAAGTTTGTATCAAGTCAAACTAAGACAATCTTTTTTAAACGGAGGGAGTATGTTTCTTCCATTGTGCCATATTTCCCCCTAGTTCTGCATGGATTCAGAAAAAATTTGTAGGTCTTTAGAGACAACTCACATCCATATGATCTTACGTCTAACTCATTACCCTTTTAACACTTTCAATCACCATGAGAACTGAGAAGGaactaaaacatgatatagcaagTTAGTAACTGGCATCCAAAGGTTTAGCCTACCATAAGGTCTCGAGTTCAAATTTCAGCTAAGGAAAAAAACACTAGGTGGTTTATTCTTATCAGCCTAACCCTAGATGAGCGTAGTTACATGGTACCTATAATGGTGAAATTAGTAAAAGTGCGAGCAAAGCTCGCACCCAAAAAGATAAAACATGGTATAGTAACCCTGTTCTTTTTAAGACCAGAAAACAATAATTTTGCATGAAATTGGTGAAGGGGGAGAAGGGGCCCATGATTTTTGCCATACCTTGCATGAGGGGGATTTTTCCATGACTTCATTATTCTCTGGTTCAACTTCTGGATACCCATCAAGCGATTCAACTTCATAATCATAATTATCATTATCATCATCATTGTATACTTGACTATAGCATTCATCATCGCTGCTCCCATACAGACAAAGGTCCTCCATTGGGTGTTATTTTTTACATACAAGTTAAACCccgaatatttttttttttgctttaaaTACTTTTTCATGACTCCTACGTTTGTTGATTCTTGTTTCCTTCTAGGAGACGGAAGATTCGTGGATTTTTTTTATCGCCGTGAAATTCTTGCCTTGTAAGGTTCTCTGTACTGGACGTGATGCTATTTTTTACTAGGTTATAAATTAGTACATGTTTGTTACAAAAAGTTACGCGTAAATATGTTGTAAGTGATTTAattttgtaaatatattttacaCTACTAGTTTTTCgtcacgtgcgttgcacgtgtatgtCAAGTTATGTAATACATGATTTTATAAAATAATGTTAGTattattaaaaattatttaaataaataattatatatGAAAGAATAAAGTACATGTTTCTATTGAATGATCAATGTGGATCATCGTATGGTGATTTATTTGTCTTGGTTAAGTTAGTTTGATTATCTTCTGTTGCTAAACATTATTTgtaaaaaaagaaatcaaaattgaGTATCTCATGAACTTCACGATGGATTTTCCCTAATCTCCCATGAACATCAAATATTGGTGTGTTGGAATTCTGATTTCAAAATTTTTTGTTTTCAATTTAGCACATAAGAATACTTCTTGATTTTCCGTAAGACTTACCCTTGCAATATTAATTGGTGAAGTTGTTCCCAAGTGCAGTAATAACACccaattccccccccccctctccccCCGAGCTGGCCAATGTGTTTGTTTTATCAATATAGGCAGGCTATGTTATAATATGGATAGAGTTACCCGTTTTCTAAAGAAGATACAGATGAGTAAATTGAGACTGGGATGAGTCGATCTTCTCATTCGACCATTAATTACATTCCATTATCTTCATGTTCTCTTCTAGATTCTTTTAACCAAGAAGAGAGAAAAGGAAAAtgagagaaagaagaaagaaatgggagagaaaatttcagtttctaattCAACATGCTCCAAAAGATATCATCCAATATATGGGAGCATTTGCTCCTAAAGATTCCTGACAAACTCCTATTCTCACCTCTTTATGAAACAAAATTATATATCTAACTTGTTGGACTAGATtgtgtttaccctaaaatcggataacaattaaatttatacgcgattttaaggatacatgatataacttggtacaaattaagaagaatgaattaatattgaaattgacaatAAAAGAACAAATGCAAACCACACAAATTGAATAGCCTTGGCCCTCGAGTTCAGTCACCCTTGAACCTAAAGATGCTTCAACTGACTTATAAACAGAGTAACAAGATAACAAAAGATAGAAAATAATAGTATATTGCTTTGTATTGTGTGAATATGATGtgttttacaaatgatcagacccccTTCATATAGTAGGGGAGTCTTACTCTTGATACAGTTCTATATGAagtaagaaatctcatgattaactaattaattggcctcttcttgatacgtaCCAGGATTTCCGCCGTGATCCTTGCCTGATTGCGGATATTTCAGCTTTCCAATATTCGGCTCGGTAAGTTTTCCTCGATCTTGCTCGATATCTACCTTGCTCGGTTTCAATCTTGGCCAATCTCGATCTTGATCGGTCTCTGGGTCATGAGCTCGACGATCTATCTTTGCATCATGGTTCGATATAACACGATGTCGAACCTTGACCAACTGTATTTCGATCTCGATTGGTCACACAAAAGGGCAAGCCCAATTTTGAccatatatagatagtcccctcgtttcttgaAGAGAAGATAACAAGAAACGATATGAACTTCCGAGCCCCGTCTCGATAGGCCATGATGTAGGCGACGAACGTCACTGATATGCCCAATTATGACGTAAGCAACGAATAGACATCGGAACATCCGCTAGTCTAGTTACCAAGGTATTTAATGCCTATCAGTTGCTGGTCGGCCACCATGGGTTTTGAATCGTCACCAGCAAGCTATAAGTACCGTAACCTTCCTCTATTCAAACTTTACGTTCAAAAGCTCTTCCTAATCTTGTTTCTTTTCAAAAAATCTCTTTGCTTTGC
Coding sequences within:
- the LOC138879513 gene encoding uncharacterized protein, translated to MTGTDTAPAVIAFGSSNNGPNHDTNHPYFLHSSDAPGMTIINSTFDGRGFPGWRRSVLIALSAKNKLGFIDGSCVAPSLTSKDYALWSRCNDMVTSWLLNSLSKDIGDSVLYSKSAKELWGSLEHKFGQSNGAKLYHLQKEIAKLVQGNNSIAGYFTQFKKLWDELDSLNSHLGCTCDCVCEGKRKQAKFMEDQRIIQFLMGLNDTYGQARGNILMMNPLSIMDVTYSLLLQDEGQKEGYINL